The sequence below is a genomic window from Alosa alosa isolate M-15738 ecotype Scorff River chromosome 5, AALO_Geno_1.1, whole genome shotgun sequence.
gttgtgaaacctttacttaaaaagtcaaaacttgaccataccaatctgagcaactacaggcctatatcaaatctatcgtttttgagcaaagtacttgaaaaagttgtttgcaatcagttaaataccttcctcaacgaaaacagtatccttgaaaaattccaatcaggttttagatcaaatcacagcacagaaacggctctagtaaagatagtcaatgatctcagactagctaccgactcaaacaaagtctcaatccttattcttctggatttgagtgcggcatttgacaccattgatcatagcatcctaattcaccgccttcttgaagtgggtgggtctctctgataatgctctaaactggtttcaaacctacattactggcagagattttttatatcagtctaggagatcatgtatctgaaaaacatgacttgccttttggtgtggcccagggagctgccttggtcccctgctattttctctatatatgcttccattgggaaacgccataagtcagcataatgtaaacttccacagctcatgagatgatacccaattgtatctttctgtggagccaactaacccagatggcctttgctccctcactgcatgcctaacctccattaatcagtggatgagcaaaaacttttgaaactaaatgatgacaaaacagaggtacttctggttggaccaaaactaaagcgagatattattcttagtaatctggggaacttggcacaccaggtcaaaccaaaagtaacaagcctcggtgtcatcttagatacaaagttaagttttaagccccatatcagtaaagttactcagacagcctatttccacttgagaaacattgccaaagtgcggcccttttaactcaacaagatgcagaaaaactaattcacgcctttatcactagcaggttagactactgcaatgcacttttcactggtcttcccaaaaaacatctaaagaaattggcactcatacagaactctgcggctagacttttaactaagactaagaagagagaacacatcacccctgtgttggctgaactgcactggctccctatttcctatagaattgattttaaggttatgttaattacttacaaagctctgaatggcatagcaccttcatatatctctgagcttttaatatcttatcaaccacaaaggaaacttagatcatctaattctaatcttttaatcgtacccaaagtgctccacaaacaaagtggagaagctgcgtttatccattatgcccccccaaactatggaacaccctgcctctgtacatcaagcaggcgagttcagtaaatatttttaaaaagatctgaaaacatacctgtacaggaaagcttttagttaactcatcttatcctgtagactacattttcagattattctacatctgctactattggaggggcagcctgccagaagcagatgggctcccctattaagtcaggttctgctcaaggtttcttcctggaatatgggagtttttccttgccacagttgccatatggcgtgcttgtggggggtaagagggttaaggctgccagtcttatgacgtcattttctatatttttgatatgttgctgagtaaaacataaacagcaaagaaaagtgattgataatgactgactgactattattgtgttacatgcttcaaatgtaaagcactttgagctgcattctgtgtatgaaaggtgctatacaaataaagctttttattattattattatttattactttcgtgtcacagcataccctggctcAGAGCGCAACATATCTTGCTAACTCACTAATCAAGATTCCTTTAGACTCACTAATACAGATTTCCCAGAACTAAAACCGggacacatactgtacgtgCAAGCACATAGGTTTGCCATGAACATGTGCCACGtcagacatagacacagacattaGGCACAATTCCTGTGAGGCGCGGACACCACTGCTCCACCACTCCCATTTAGTTTAGAGGATATTATAATGTGATCATTGCCATCACAATGCTTTCAAATGCATTTCTCCCCAACACTGGTTGCacataattaatataattaaaaagaTAAATGGTATTATTGGGTTATAATCATATGATTTGTGTAATGTTCTACTTTCTTTAGGCACATGTGCACAGTCTAAAGGCATCTGGACCAACACCTCTATATGATGCATTGTCTCAAAGTGTTTCTGAGCTCaacaacattaaaacaaaatTTCCTGAGTGCCGTCTACGTGTCATATGTTTAACAGATGGAAATGATGTTGGGTTAGTATTTATTTAGATGTTGTGAATCTTTTTCTAATGGGTCATTCCacatcaattcaaccagggcccacgcacttaggtctcaaaaaattctgaaccacaggttactctatacaaccacaggtggcactgtggtaactttatataaaacatattgatctcaatggggctcaaaaaaaagaggccgaacaaaatcgacacccccctccccctgtaaaactggctgtatcttggaaagtattgatcttacataaaagtaattttacagtgtgtctcctgggtaacataggtacacctggtaattttttcagaattctttgagacttaagtgcgtgggccctggttgaattgacgtggaatgaccctaatACAATTTCTAATACAATATTTACAATATTGTCATTGTGCTGAATTCTAAACATACATTTCTCATGATAGGTCAGAGACAACCCCTGTGTGTATTGCACGCATGTTGATGAGTGCCAACATTGTTGTTGACAGCATCCTGGTCGGACAAGCTGATAACAACGTACTGCATGGGATCAGTAATGTAACAGGCCTGTATCCTGTCTTGTAAATCTGTGCAGTTTTCTCTCAAATTGTGTTTGAATGTTTGCTGTGTTCATAATGCATTAGGGAAGAGCTGTAATTTACCTTTCCCCTGTAGGAGGATGCTGTTTTAAACCAGACACAAGTAAAATGGCTCTGAAACTCTTCGAAATGGAAACAGTCCTCTCTCTGGAAAGCAGAAAACTCAAGTATAAGTTACCACAATCCATCACATCTGTGGTAAATACCCTTTTGATCTGTTTAGAATATAGCATTAAGCTTTTAGGGAAATGAAACACACAATGGCCTCCATGATCTTAAACAGAATCTAGAGAACatggacatactgtacattaaatAGCATGTAACAATTGCAATAAAAGGGTAAATATGTAAAGTGCTAAAACTTTTTTGCAGAAGAAGTTGACAGGAATCTTTGCCACCCATGGCTACGATGTCACACCACAGGTGAAATTGCCCCCAGGAGTAGAGGATAAAGTGGTGGTGACTGAAGAGTAAGATCGTAGTTCATCTTTCTGTGATTCTGCTGTAACTGCTGTTACAGTAAATGTGGCGTGATGGCCTGCCTTAAACCTCCCTGCAAATCCCATGCTTATGCTGTAACTGCTGTTAAATGCAGTGTGATGGCCTGCCTTAAACCTCCCTGCAAATCCCATGCTTATGCTGTAACTGCTGTTAAATGCAGTGTGATGGCCTGCCTTAAACCTCCCTGCAAATCCCATGCTTATGCTGTAACTGCTGTTAAATGCAGTGTGATGGCCTGCCTTAAACCTCCCTGCAAATCCCATGCTTATGCTGTAACTGCTGTTAAATGCAGTGTGATGGCCTGCCTTAAACCTCCCTGCAAATCCCATGCTTATGCTGTAACTGCTGTTAAATGCAGTGTGATGGCCTGCCTTAAACCTCCCTGCAAATCCCATGCTTATGCTGTAACTGCTGTTAAATGCAGTGTGATGGCCTGCCTTAAACCTTCCTGCAAATCCCATGCTTATGCTGTAACTGCTGTTAAATGCAGTGTGATGGCCTGCCTTAAACCTCCCTGCAAATCCCATGCTTATGCTGTAACTGCTGTTAAATGCAGTGTGATGGCCTGCCTTAAACCTTCCTGCAAATGCTATAACAGAACAAGTCAATAGTCCAGCATAGCTACTGTTCATTATTTTGTACGTCATTATTTTGTAATCATAGTGCTCTGAAGAAAAAGATTCTGGAATCCAAAACGACACGCTTCATGGAGAAGGACCGACGCATCATGGAGGAGCTGAAAAGCCTGCACTGCGATCCCCATCCCTACTGTTTAGTCTTCCCCTCAGACACGGACTTCAGTAAGCCACGTCTAGATTCTTATCTTTCCCTCAGACAGACTTCAGTAAGCCATGTTTAGATTCTTGCAAATAGGTGTATTGGACTCCACAAATCAAACATAAAAATATTGTCCTAATGCATAATTTTAGTTTCATACCAATTATGTGACCTTGCAGCGTTTTGGAAGATCCTGATGCAGGGCCCTCCAGACACTCCGTATGAGAACGGGGTTTTTGAACTCTACTGTCAGTTTGGTGA
It includes:
- the LOC125294289 gene encoding uncharacterized protein LOC125294289 isoform X4, which gives rise to MVILDTSRSMNEECYSDTNMRKLDAVKQLFDAFANRSMAYDFPHLISLVTFGRGVKIMHRFTENLEKFKAHVHSLKASGPTPLYDALSQSVSELNNIKTKFPECRLRVICLTDGNDVGSETTPVCIARMLMSANIVVDSILVGQADNNVLHGISNVTGGCCFKPDTSKMALKLFEMETVLSLESRKLKYKLPQSITSVKKLTGIFATHGYDVTPQVKLPPGVEDKVVVTEDALKKKILESKTTRFMEKDRRIMEELKSLHCDPHPYCLVFPSDTDFTFWKILMQGPPDTPYENGVFELYCQFGDAYPVKPPLVRFITPVYHCNVNNVGRICHNIFDRNYSANITMREILNAVYGLLIAPEPDDPLDSVLAEEFITSPDTYKEKAQKNTEAIAKATMYDMEKILKGHVCLLTSYAH